The nucleotide sequence AGATAGCTGGTTCTCCCCGAAATAGCTTTAGGGCTAGCCTCGGAATTTAGAGTCTTGGAGGTAGAGCACTGATTGGGCTAGGGGCCCTCATCGGGTTACCGAACTCAGTCAAACTCCGAATGCCAATGACTTATGTCCGGGAGTCAGACGGTGAGTGCTAAGATCCATCGTCAAAAGGGAAACAGCCCAGACCATCAGCTAAGGTCCCCAAGTATACGTTAAGTGGGAAACGATGTGGAGTTGCCCAGACAACCAGGATGTTGGCTTAGAAGCAGCCACCATTTAAAGAGTGCGTAATAGCTCACTGGTCGAGTGACTCTGCGCGGAAAATGTAACGGGGCTAAACGTATCACCGAAGCTATGGCAGTCCTTACGGACTGGGTAGGGGAGCGTTCCAAGCAGCAGTGAAGCCGTACTGGAAAGAGCGGTGGAGCGCTTGGAAGTGAGAATGCCGGTGTAAGTAGCGAAAAGACAAGTGAGAATCTTGTCCACCGAAAGCCTAAGGTTTCCTGGGGAAGGCTCGTCCTCCCAGGGTTAGTCGGGACCTAAGCTGAGGCCGAAAGGCGTAGGCGATGGACAACAGGTTGATATTCCTGTACCACCTCTGTTCCGCTTGAGCAATGGCGTGACGCAGGAGGATAGGGTGAGCGGCCTACTGGATGGTCGTCCAAGCAGTGAGTGTGATGTGTAGGCAAATCCGCACATCGTTAAGCATGAGCTGTGATGGCGAGGGAAATTTAAGTACCGAAGTCCCTGATTTCACACTGCCAAGAAAAGCGTCTAGCGAGGAACAAGGTGCCCGTACCGCAAACCGACACAGGTAGGCGAGGAGAGAATCCTAAGGTGCGCGGGATAACTCTTGCTAAGGAACTCGGCAAAATGGCCCCGTAACTTCGGGAGAAGGGGCGCCTCGGTAGGGTTAATAGCCCGAGGGGGCCGCAGTGAAAAGGCCCAAGCGACTGTTTAGCAAAAACACAGGTCTCTGCGAAGCCGCAAGGCGAAGTATAGGGGCTGACGCCTGCCCGGTGCTGGAAGGTTAAGGGGATGAGTTAGCGCAAGCGAAGCTTTGAACCGAAGCCCCAGTAAACGGCGGCCGTAACTATAACGGTCCTAAGGTAGCGAAATTCCTTGTCGGGTAAGTTCCGACCCGCACGAAAGGCGTAACGACTTGGGCGCTGTCTCGGCAAGAGACCCGGTGAAATCATAATACCTGTGAAGATGCAGGTTACCCGCGACAAGACGGAAAGACCCCATGGAGCTTTACTGTAGCCTGGTATTGGAACTTTGTGCATCATGTACAGGATAGGTGGGAAGCTGAGAAGCAGGGGCGCCAGCCTCTGTGGAGCTGTCGGTGGGATACCACCCTTGATGTACGGAGTTTCTAACTCGTCGCCCTTATCGGGCGAGAGGACCATGCCAGGTGGGCAGTTTGACTGGGGCGGTCGCCTCCTAAAAGGTAACGGAGGCGCCCAAAGGTTCCCTCAGAATGGTCGGAAATCATTCGTAGAGTGTAAAGGCAGAAGGGAGCTTGACTGCGAGACCTACAAGTCGAGCAGGGACGAAAGTCGGGCTTAGTGATCCGGTGGTTCCGCATGGAAGGGCCATCGCTCAACGGATAAAAGCTACCCTGGGGATAACAGGCTTATCTCCCCCAAGAGTCCACATCGACGGGGAGGTTTGGCACCTCGATGTCGGCTCATCGCATCCTGGGGCTGAAGTAGGTCCCAAGGGTTGGGCTGTTCGCCCATTAAAGCGGTACGCGAGCTGGGTTCAGAACGTCGTGAGACAGTTCGGTCCCTATCTGTCGCGGGCGTAGGAAGTTTGAGGAGAGCTGTCCTTAGTACGAGAGGACCGGGATGGACGCACCGCTGGTGCACCAGTTGTCACGCCAGTGGCACAGCTGGGTAGCTATGTGCGGACGGGATAAGCGCTGAAAGCATCTAAGCGTGAAGCCCCCTCCAAGATGAGACTTCCCACAGCGCAAGCTGGTAAGACCCCTCATAGACGATGAGGTTGATAGGTTCGGTGTGGAAGCGCGGTAACGCGTGGAGCTGACGAATACTAATCGGTCGAGGACTTATCCACACACTCTTAGCAATCATGCGTATTCAGTTTTGAAGGAATGAGACGAAAAGCTGTATTCCCGATTACTTCTAAAAAGTAATGGAGAATGCAGCTTTTTTTGTATTTCCGCCAGCACCTACAAATCTGATTCAAAAAAATACATGCTCTAATAAAAGGAGCGTGTGCACAGCCGAGATCGGCGAGCGTGGTCATTATCGTAATTCCAGTCGATTATGCTATGCTGAATGACATACAGCTTTTTCAAATGAAAGAGGGATCAATATGCTTATTCTTGCAGTGGAGGATGAAAAAGCGCTGCTTCAGACAATTGCAGGAGTCCTGACCGATGAAGGATATCAGGTGGATAAGGCAGAGCGCGGAGATGACGGCTTGTTGTTGGCGGAACGCGGCATCTACGATTTGTTGGTCCTAGACATTATGATGCCAGGAATGGATGGTCTTTCACTGGTGAGAACGTTGCGTGCAAAAGGTATAATGACGCCGGTATTATTTTTAACGGCAAAAGATAGCGTAGAGTCGAGAGTCGAGGGATTGGATGCCGGAGCAGATGATTATTTGGTCAAGCCTTTTGCGGCCGAAGAACTGACGGCGAGAGTGAGAGCCCTTCTGCGCCGACAAGGGAAACAGAACGCAGAAGGCGAGTTGGCATACGGTCCTCTATCGCTGAAGATAAATGAATATGACGGTTTTGTTGATGATGAGCCGATGAAGCTAACAACGAAAGAGTACGAGCTGCTTAAGTACTTCCTGCAAAATCGGGAGCAAATATTGACGCGCCAGCAAATTTTTGACCGTGTATGGGGAATTGATTCAGAAGCGAATTACGGAGTAGTCGATTTGTATGTCCACTACCTGCGCAAGAAGCTGGGTGCTTACGAAGGCTTCATCCGAACAATCCGCAATGTGGGCTACATTTTGAAAAAGGAAGACAAATGATGTTTCGAAAAACGAGGATTCGGCTCGTAACCTTGAACGTAGTAGTGGTGCTTCTCTTGTTAAACGGGCTGGGGAGTGCAGTCTACTACACGATGAAGTACCGTCTCTATTCGCAGGTGGACCGAGAAATGACCAAAGTCAGTCAAAGGCTGGCAGTTGATTCTTTGCCTCGTCTCCATCGAATTGAAGACGACCCTTTTCCATACAACCGTCAAGAGAGGAAAAAGTTTAACGATCTGGATCGCCGCTATGTTTTGCTTGTCTGGGATGGTTTTGGGCGTGTCATCGGGACCGCATTTGGTGACCGGCTGGAGCCGGAGGAGTATGCAGAATTCCAGCATAACGGAAAAGCAGACGGAATCGAAACGAAAACTGTGAATGGACAAGTCTATCGCGTGCAGACAGTTACCGTTCCGAAAAAGGTCGTTGTAGGTAATCGGATACAGACCGCGTACCAGTTCCAACTAATTTACAATCTGGCACCTGAGCAAAACATGCTGGACAGCTTGCTGTACGTTGTCATCATCGGCGACATTATCAGTATTGTCATTGCGATCGTGACTGGGTGGTTTTTGGCGAGAAGGGCACTCATCCCGATCCAAGTCTCGTGGGAAAAACAACAGCAGTTTATTGCCGATGCTTCTCATGAGCTGAGGACGCCCCTCACGGCCATCATGGTCAATCTGGAGAGGCTTTTCAGACACCCGGATCATACGATTGAACAGGAAAGCGAAAAAATCATGATTGGGATGCAGGAGGCCAAGCGTTTGAGCAAGCTCGTCTCTGATTTGCTCACACTGGCTCGCAGTGATTCTAACGAGCTGCAGATCATGAATAAAACACTGCGCTTAGACGAAGTCGCGATGAAATGCACCCAGGTGTTTGCACAACTTGCCATCGCACGGGAAATTCGTCTCGAAACAGACATCGAGCAACCCATTGAGATGGTGGGAGACCAAGAACGTCTGCATCAGCTCATGGTCATCTTGCTGGACAATGCCTTGAAGTACACGAACGAAGACGGCCGGATTTATGTCTCTTGCAAAAAGGAAGGCGGCCGCGTTTCGATTCTCGTAAAAGACAGTGGGATCGGGATTTCCAAAGAGGATATTCCGTATTTGTTTGATCGCTTCTTTCGGGTGGATAAAATGCGCTCTCGAGCGAC is from Brevibacillus brevis and encodes:
- a CDS encoding response regulator transcription factor, which translates into the protein MLILAVEDEKALLQTIAGVLTDEGYQVDKAERGDDGLLLAERGIYDLLVLDIMMPGMDGLSLVRTLRAKGIMTPVLFLTAKDSVESRVEGLDAGADDYLVKPFAAEELTARVRALLRRQGKQNAEGELAYGPLSLKINEYDGFVDDEPMKLTTKEYELLKYFLQNREQILTRQQIFDRVWGIDSEANYGVVDLYVHYLRKKLGAYEGFIRTIRNVGYILKKEDK
- a CDS encoding sensor histidine kinase translates to MMFRKTRIRLVTLNVVVVLLLLNGLGSAVYYTMKYRLYSQVDREMTKVSQRLAVDSLPRLHRIEDDPFPYNRQERKKFNDLDRRYVLLVWDGFGRVIGTAFGDRLEPEEYAEFQHNGKADGIETKTVNGQVYRVQTVTVPKKVVVGNRIQTAYQFQLIYNLAPEQNMLDSLLYVVIIGDIISIVIAIVTGWFLARRALIPIQVSWEKQQQFIADASHELRTPLTAIMVNLERLFRHPDHTIEQESEKIMIGMQEAKRLSKLVSDLLTLARSDSNELQIMNKTLRLDEVAMKCTQVFAQLAIAREIRLETDIEQPIEMVGDQERLHQLMVILLDNALKYTNEDGRIYVSCKKEGGRVSILVKDSGIGISKEDIPYLFDRFFRVDKMRSRATEGTGLGLSIAKWIVDAHHGKIQVSSEVGIGTSFLVTLPIKP